GGAGGTCGGTAGATacttttgtttgtttgtggTCACGACATGCGCTGACTCCATCTCTACATGACAGATCGGTGAAGCCTACCAAGTTCTCAGCGATGAAGAACTCCGCAAGCGCTACGATAAGTTtggaaaggaagatgctGTCCCCGGTGGTGGTTTCGGTAAGACACATCTTGTCGCAGGAGACAGTCGGATACTAATGCCATGCAGAGGACCCCTCGGAATTCTTTGGCATGATCTTCGGCGGCAACGCCTTTGTCGATCTTATCGGTGAAATCTCGCTCATGAAGGACCTCACCACTACTATGGACATCACCATGcagcagatggaggaggaagaactggCCGCATCCGCCGAGGAGAAACTGAACATCCACGATGAGCAGGAGCACGCTGAAGGCACTGCCGAAGGTGCTGCTCAAGCTGCACCAACCCCCGCCGAGTCGACGACTGCCGCTTCCGAGAAGCCCGCCGCATCCCCGAGCTCCGGCACGAGCACCCCCCGCCGCTACATGGGCCAGCAGGCCATCATGGACaagtcggaggaagaggcacGCATGGAGGCAGCTGGTCTGTcccaggaggagaaggaactgcgcaagaaggagaagaagaagggtggttTGTCCCGGGAGCAACAGGAGCGTCTGGCGGCGTACGAGCTGGAGCGCAAGAAGGCGCGCGAGGAGCGCGTCAACACTCTGGCCACGAAGCTAGTGGACAAGATCAGCGTGTGGACGGAAACCGACAAGAGCCCCGAAATGACCCGAGCGttcgaggagaagatccgtctggaggtggagaacctGAAGATGGAGTCGTTCGGTTTGGAGATCCTGCACGCCATCGGCGCCACCTATGTGCAGAAGGCTACCTCTTTCCTCAAGTCGCAGAAGTTCCTTGGTATTTCTGGGTTCTTCTCGCGCTTGAAGGACAAGGGTACGCTGGCCAAGGAGACCTggaccaccatctccaccgccaTCGATGCGCAGATGAccatggaggagatggccaAGCTGGAAGAGCGCGGTGGAGAGGACTGGacagatgagaagaaggctgagtacgagaagaaggtgaCGGGCAAGATTCTGGCGGCAGCGTGGCGGGGCAGCAAGTTTGAGATCCAGAGCGTGCTGCGCGATGTGTGTGACCAGGTGCTCGGAGACAAGCGCATCAAGCTGGACAAGCGCGTTGAGCGTGCTCATGCTCTGGTGATTGCGGGTAACATTTACTCCAAGGTATGCCACTACGTTTATCTACTGCAAGACCTTTGGGTGTATGCTAACTGGTACAGGCTGAGCGCGAtcccgacgaggagggcgaCTTCATGGCGTTCGAGCAGCTGATGGCGGAgtcgatgacgaagaagggcaaggaggacaagaagaagaagaagaagcacgaGCACCATCACGAAGAGCCTACTGCCACTGCCTAGATACC
The window above is part of the Aspergillus luchuensis IFO 4308 DNA, chromosome 8, nearly complete sequence genome. Proteins encoded here:
- a CDS encoding DnaJ domain protein (COG:O;~EggNog:ENOG410PFZB;~InterPro:IPR001623,IPR036869,IPR026894,IPR018253;~PFAM:PF14308,PF00226;~antiSMASH:Cluster_8.13) — its product is MVADTSYYDALGVPPTATELEIKKAYRKLAIIHHPDKNPGDETAHARFQEIGEAYQVLSDEELRKRYDKFGKEDAVPGGGFEDPSEFFGMIFGGNAFVDLIGEISLMKDLTTTMDITMQQMEEEELAASAEEKLNIHDEQEHAEGTAEGAAQAAPTPAESTTAASEKPAASPSSGTSTPRRYMGQQAIMDKSEEEARMEAAGLSQEEKELRKKEKKKGGLSREQQERLAAYELERKKAREERVNTLATKLVDKISVWTETDKSPEMTRAFEEKIRLEVENLKMESFGLEILHAIGATYVQKATSFLKSQKFLGISGFFSRLKDKGTLAKETWTTISTAIDAQMTMEEMAKLEERGGEDWTDEKKAEYEKKVTGKILAAAWRGSKFEIQSVLRDVCDQVLGDKRIKLDKRVERAHALVIAGNIYSKAERDPDEEGDFMAFEQLMAESMTKKGKEDKKKKKKHEHHHEEPTATA